In Symphalangus syndactylus isolate Jambi chromosome 6, NHGRI_mSymSyn1-v2.1_pri, whole genome shotgun sequence, a genomic segment contains:
- the LOC129485239 gene encoding exonuclease GOR, whose amino-acid sequence MPGLSRAALYSRLQEFLLTQDQLKENGYPFPHPEQPGGAVLFTGQGKGPGDSSCRVCCRCGTEYLVSSSGRCVRDQLCYYHWGRVRSSQVAGGRVSQYTCCAAAPGSVGCQVAKQHVRDGRKDSLDGFVKTLEKECSTDAYPGIYALDCEMCYTTHGLELTRVTVVDADMRVVYDTFVKPDNEIVDYNTRFSGVTEADVANTSITLPKVQAILLSFFSAQTILIGHSLESDLLALKLIHSTVVDTAVLFPHYLGFPYKRSLRNLAADYLGHIIQDSQDGHNSSEDANACLQLVMWKVRQRAQIQRCQRSASPAALACP is encoded by the coding sequence atgcccggcctcagcagggccgccctgtacagccgcctccaggagttcctgctcacccaggaccagctcaaggagaacggctaccccttcccgcaccccgagcagcccggaggcgccgtcctcttcactggccaggggaaggggcccggcgactcctcctgcagggtctgctgccgttgtggcaccgagtacctggtgtcctcctcgggccgctgtgtacgcgaccagttgtgttattatcactgggggcgggtccgctcgagccaagtggctggaggccgggttagccagtacacctgctgtgcagcggctcctggctccgtgggctgccaggtggcaaagcagcacgtgcgggacggccgcaaggacagcctcgatggcttcgtgaagaccttggagaaagagtgttccacagacgcttatccagggatctacgccttggactgtgagatgtgctacaccacgcacggcctggagctgacccgcgtcaccgtggtggacgccgacatgcgagtggtgtacgacaccttcgtcaagcccgacaacgagatcgtggactacaacaccaggttctccggagtgaccgaggccgacgtcgccaacacgagcatcacgttgcccaaagtccaagccatcctgctgagctttttcagcgcccaaaccatcctcatcgggcacagcctggagagcgatctgctggccctgaagctcatccacagcaccgtggtggacacggccgtgctcttcccgcactacctgggtttcccctacaagcgctccctcaggaatctcgcggccgactacctgggacacatcatccaggacagccaggacgggcacaactccagcgaggacgcaaacgcctgcctgcagctggtgatgtggaaggtccgacagcgcgcccagatccagcgatgccagcggtccgcctctcccgccgccctggcctgtccttag